In Syntrophorhabdaceae bacterium, a single window of DNA contains:
- the rfbD gene encoding dTDP-4-dehydrorhamnose reductase, translating to MKVLISGGRGLLARNILPLLGERFELAVYDIDEWDITSASAGKELMNLHRPDVVLNLAAMTDVDGCEDRADVARKVNADGAGTVAGLCADAGARLVHVSTDYVFDGTKGSPYREDDEPGPASVYGRTKLAGERMVLERLADAAIVRTQWLYGKGGTSFVDKIRKLAREQGSVRVVDDQRGSPTYALDLAAPIISIIAKGLTGIYHVSNSGSCTWFEFARAIFSIGNMNVETIPISSRELGRKAARPACSVFDLTKLERATGIGMRNWMDALREYLATGG from the coding sequence ATGAAGGTCCTCATATCCGGCGGCAGGGGATTACTGGCGAGAAACATCCTTCCGCTTCTCGGCGAGCGTTTTGAACTCGCAGTCTATGACATCGATGAATGGGACATTACCTCCGCCTCCGCAGGCAAGGAATTGATGAACCTGCACCGACCCGACGTGGTGCTCAACCTGGCCGCCATGACCGATGTGGACGGGTGTGAGGACAGGGCTGACGTCGCGCGAAAGGTAAACGCGGACGGGGCGGGAACAGTGGCGGGACTCTGTGCGGACGCCGGAGCGCGGCTTGTCCATGTCAGCACCGATTATGTCTTCGACGGCACGAAGGGATCACCTTACCGGGAGGACGACGAACCCGGCCCCGCTTCGGTCTATGGCCGAACAAAGCTCGCCGGCGAGAGGATGGTCCTTGAACGGCTTGCCGACGCTGCCATCGTGCGGACCCAGTGGCTTTACGGGAAAGGCGGGACCAGCTTTGTCGACAAGATAAGAAAGCTGGCGCGCGAACAGGGAAGCGTGCGGGTTGTGGACGATCAGAGAGGGTCTCCCACGTACGCCCTGGACCTTGCCGCGCCCATCATCTCTATCATCGCGAAAGGACTCACGGGTATTTATCACGTATCGAACAGTGGTTCATGCACGTGGTTCGAATTTGCGAGGGCCATCTTCTCCATCGGGAACATGAATGTCGAGACAATTCCCATATCATCGCGAGAACTGGGCAGAAAGGCCGCGAGGCCTGCATGTTCCGTCTTCGACCTCACGAAGCTCGAGCGGGCCACGGGGATAGGGATGCGCAACTGGATGGATGCCCTCAGGGAATACCTGGCAACCGGGGGTTAG
- a CDS encoding ferritin family protein: MNIFSTGDILQFAIRIEEDGEMFYHKAAINAVDKEVRDLFNHLADEEVRHKRIFEEMLSGVETNPLAESFRGEYAAYLRDYVDGKAVFTKDTSTQAMSDSLDAPSAIHFAMGREADSILYYHEAKQFIDEKHYGAIDRIIEEERRHFHELAKMKKKYT, from the coding sequence ATGAATATCTTCAGCACAGGCGACATCCTTCAATTTGCGATCCGGATCGAAGAAGACGGTGAGATGTTCTACCACAAGGCGGCCATCAACGCCGTGGACAAAGAAGTGAGGGACCTGTTCAACCATCTTGCCGATGAAGAGGTTCGGCACAAGAGGATCTTTGAGGAGATGCTCTCGGGTGTCGAGACAAACCCCCTGGCGGAAAGCTTCCGTGGTGAATATGCAGCCTATTTGCGGGACTATGTTGACGGCAAGGCGGTATTCACGAAAGATACCAGCACCCAGGCGATGTCGGATTCTCTGGATGCGCCCTCGGCAATCCACTTCGCCATGGGACGCGAGGCGGATTCGATCCTGTACTATCACGAGGCAAAACAGTTTATCGACGAAAAGCACTACGGCGCGATCGACAGGATCATAGAAGAAGAACGCAGACACTTCCACGAACTGGCAAAGATGAAAAAGAAATACACGTGA
- a CDS encoding UDP-2,3-diacylglucosamine diphosphatase has translation MKIVFFSDVHMTRTSVDRAVLTLRFIADYCEDADMVVVLGDLFDFYHGYNGYIYPWYRTMADSFRNLVGRGKSVFFLEGNHEFSLGKYFEDYTGVTCATELSLDIDGKRVFLAHGDGFARLSLGRLLKRPFFYGIMDFLGPDLTWSIATLMRPLLSRKSKGYNEMVRDVFRSHARTKFSEGYDVVILAHSHIPDIVEIGDGPAKKRYLNTGDLVSYASFVSYETSSGFSLRTLGPVENRKGVPG, from the coding sequence ATGAAGATAGTTTTCTTTTCCGATGTGCACATGACCCGCACAAGCGTTGACAGGGCTGTCCTCACCTTGCGGTTCATCGCCGATTACTGCGAGGATGCCGACATGGTCGTCGTTCTTGGCGACCTTTTCGATTTCTATCATGGCTATAACGGGTACATATACCCCTGGTATCGTACCATGGCTGACAGCTTCAGGAACCTTGTCGGCCGCGGCAAGAGCGTGTTCTTCCTGGAGGGGAACCATGAATTCTCCCTGGGGAAGTATTTTGAGGACTATACCGGGGTCACCTGTGCGACGGAACTCAGCCTCGACATAGATGGGAAAAGGGTCTTTCTGGCCCATGGCGACGGTTTTGCCAGGCTTTCCCTTGGCCGTCTTCTCAAGCGGCCCTTTTTCTACGGCATCATGGATTTTCTTGGCCCGGATCTGACCTGGAGCATAGCGACGCTTATGCGCCCCCTTCTGTCCCGCAAGAGCAAGGGATACAACGAGATGGTGCGGGATGTGTTCAGGTCCCATGCGAGGACGAAATTCTCCGAAGGGTACGACGTGGTGATCCTTGCTCATTCCCATATACCCGACATCGTCGAGATAGGCGACGGCCCGGCAAAGAAGCGGTACCTCAACACGGGCGACCTCGTGTCATACGCAAGCTTTGTCTCCTATGAGACCTCTTCGGGATTCTCTCTCAGGACTCTCGGCCCCGTCGAAAACAGGAAGGGTGTCCCCGGCTGA
- a CDS encoding branched-chain amino acid aminotransferase, translating to MKIKIRKSRKTTINEVDFDNLEFGVHFSDHMYYVDYGDGQWGDPRIEPYGPMKMYPALSTLHYGQAVFEGLKAFRGVDGKIRLFRPDKNHERYNQSCERLCIPTISYELFFEGMKRLVHLDNAWIPDKRGCSLYIRPFVFATDNFLGVRVSHAYRFMIITSPVGAYYKEGLNPVKLITSGEFVRAVRGGLGAVKTPANYAASLYPGEMAKKKGFTQVLWLDGIENRCIEEVGTMNIMFVIDGTVVTPPLEGSILPGVTRNSVISLAKHWGIPVEERRITIDEVMAEAKSGRLQEVFGTGTAAVISPVGWIRHNDDMVTIHSGEIGPVSQRLYDEITGMQYGEKTDPFGWCVTV from the coding sequence TTGAAGATCAAGATAAGGAAGAGCAGGAAAACAACGATAAACGAAGTTGATTTTGACAATCTGGAATTCGGCGTCCACTTCTCAGACCACATGTACTACGTCGATTACGGGGACGGACAGTGGGGTGACCCGCGCATCGAACCTTACGGCCCCATGAAGATGTACCCGGCGCTGAGCACTCTCCATTACGGACAGGCCGTTTTTGAAGGCCTCAAGGCCTTTCGCGGCGTCGATGGGAAGATCCGACTTTTCCGCCCGGACAAGAACCATGAGAGATACAACCAGTCCTGTGAGCGCTTGTGCATCCCGACGATCTCCTACGAACTCTTTTTCGAAGGGATGAAAAGGCTCGTTCACCTCGATAACGCATGGATACCGGATAAACGGGGCTGCTCCCTTTATATCAGGCCCTTCGTTTTTGCAACGGATAATTTTCTCGGCGTCAGGGTTTCCCATGCGTACCGGTTCATGATCATAACCTCACCTGTCGGAGCCTACTACAAAGAGGGTCTCAACCCGGTCAAGCTCATCACGTCCGGAGAGTTTGTGCGCGCTGTCAGGGGCGGCCTGGGTGCGGTAAAGACCCCGGCAAACTACGCCGCTTCCCTGTATCCCGGCGAGATGGCCAAGAAAAAAGGCTTCACCCAGGTACTGTGGCTCGATGGCATCGAGAACCGGTGTATCGAAGAGGTGGGAACGATGAACATTATGTTCGTCATAGACGGCACAGTGGTAACACCGCCTCTTGAAGGATCGATCCTGCCCGGCGTGACCCGCAATTCCGTCATTTCACTGGCAAAGCATTGGGGTATTCCCGTGGAAGAGAGAAGGATCACCATAGACGAAGTCATGGCGGAGGCGAAAAGCGGGCGCCTTCAGGAGGTTTTTGGCACGGGGACGGCCGCAGTTATCTCACCCGTGGGCTGGATCCGGCACAACGATGACATGGTCACCATCCACAGCGGTGAAATAGGCCCTGTTTCGCAGAGACTGTACGACGAGATCACCGGCATGCAGTACGGCGAAAAAACCGACCCATTCGGCTGGTGCGTCACGGTCTGA